A window from Vulcanimicrobium alpinum encodes these proteins:
- a CDS encoding ketopantoate reductase family protein, with the protein MKIGIVGGGAIGLTFAAALARAHDVVVLVRRPELAALLARDGIALVRDDGVEIVRCFAASDPAALGGRDALIVAVKAYATSAALAPLAGILPPHALVASVQNGIDFAADARAALPHARIAAGSTTQGAIGMGPGRVRPAGAGTTVFARDDAAAPSSDALAGACTACGLPATAVDDIRPVLWRKLAINAALNPLGALARRSNGEVASDPDLAPLARRAAEEAAAVAAAEGIVLDDPWAAVEAAARATAANRNSMLQDLDAGRPTEIDAIAGALVRCAHARAIPVPLTETLLHLVRARERA; encoded by the coding sequence GTGAAGATCGGAATCGTCGGCGGCGGCGCGATCGGCCTGACGTTCGCCGCAGCGCTGGCGCGCGCGCACGACGTCGTCGTGCTGGTGCGGCGACCCGAGCTTGCGGCGCTGCTCGCACGCGACGGGATCGCGCTCGTGCGCGACGACGGGGTGGAGATCGTCCGCTGCTTCGCCGCAAGCGACCCCGCCGCGCTGGGCGGCCGCGACGCGCTGATCGTCGCGGTCAAGGCCTACGCGACGTCCGCCGCGCTCGCGCCGCTCGCGGGGATCCTGCCGCCGCACGCGCTCGTCGCGTCGGTGCAGAACGGGATCGACTTCGCGGCGGACGCGCGTGCCGCGCTCCCGCACGCGCGCATCGCGGCCGGCTCGACGACGCAGGGTGCGATCGGGATGGGGCCCGGACGGGTGCGGCCCGCGGGCGCCGGGACGACGGTCTTTGCGCGCGACGATGCGGCGGCGCCATCGAGCGACGCGCTCGCCGGAGCCTGCACTGCATGCGGCCTTCCCGCGACCGCGGTCGACGACATCCGGCCCGTGCTGTGGCGCAAGCTCGCGATCAACGCCGCGCTGAACCCGCTGGGGGCGCTTGCCCGGCGTTCCAACGGCGAGGTGGCGAGCGATCCCGACCTGGCGCCGCTCGCGCGGCGCGCCGCGGAGGAAGCGGCGGCGGTCGCGGCTGCGGAGGGAATCGTCCTCGACGATCCGTGGGCCGCGGTCGAAGCGGCGGCGCGCGCGACGGCGGCGAACCGCAACTCGATGCTCCAAGACCTCGACGCCGGCCGCCCGACGGAGATCGACGCGATCGCCGGCGCGCTCGTCCGGTGCGCCCACGCGCGCGCGATCCCCGTCCCGCTCACCGAGACGCTGCTGCACCTGGTCCGCGCGCGGGAGCGCGCGTGA
- the panB gene encoding 3-methyl-2-oxobutanoate hydroxymethyltransferase, with product MKPRIGAAEIAARKGKPFPVVTAYDAPFAGCAEAAGIDVVLVGDSLGMVVLGYGSTTPVDVHDMIRHAGAVVRGTQRAHVIVDLPFGTYEASDERAIANAVRLIKEGGASSVKLEGGDAIAPRIRAIVNAGIPVCAHIGLLPQTAALGEGFKTRRAREALVRDAHAVVTAGAYAVVLEMVDPAIAAAITSEVGIPTIGIGSGPDCDAQVLVMHDVLGLYPNPPKFAKAYAGLANDATNALRAYAGEVRSGAFPARRAE from the coding sequence GTGAAACCGCGGATCGGGGCCGCGGAGATCGCGGCGCGCAAAGGCAAGCCGTTCCCGGTCGTCACCGCCTACGACGCCCCGTTCGCCGGGTGCGCCGAAGCCGCGGGCATCGACGTCGTCCTGGTCGGCGATTCGCTCGGGATGGTCGTCCTCGGCTACGGCTCGACGACGCCGGTCGACGTGCACGACATGATTCGTCACGCCGGAGCCGTCGTGCGCGGAACGCAGCGCGCACACGTCATCGTCGACTTGCCGTTCGGCACGTACGAGGCATCGGACGAGCGCGCGATCGCGAACGCCGTACGGCTGATCAAAGAGGGCGGCGCGTCGTCGGTGAAGCTCGAGGGCGGCGACGCGATCGCGCCGCGCATCCGTGCGATCGTGAACGCCGGGATCCCCGTCTGCGCGCACATCGGCCTGCTCCCGCAGACCGCGGCGCTCGGTGAAGGCTTCAAAACGCGGCGCGCGCGCGAAGCGCTGGTGCGCGACGCACACGCCGTGGTGACGGCGGGCGCCTACGCGGTCGTCCTCGAGATGGTCGATCCGGCGATCGCCGCCGCGATCACGAGCGAGGTCGGGATTCCGACGATCGGGATCGGGAGCGGGCCGGACTGCGACGCGCAGGTGCTGGTGATGCACGACGTGCTCGGGCTGTACCCGAACCCGCCGAAGTTCGCGAAGGCCTACGCCGGCCTCGCCAACGACGCGACGAACGCCCTGCGCGCGTACGCCGGCGAAGTGCGCTCGGGCGCCTTCCCCGCAAGGCGCGCGGAGTGA
- a CDS encoding fumarate hydratase, translating to MRELDVARIADAVAGALETAASRLPEDYLRALETAADREAAPLAKDVIATLLENARYAESEAIPTCQDTGMAVLFVELGQDVHLVGGDLNAALDAGVRRAYGELRKSVVADPLLRVNTRDNTPAIVHLRMAPGDGVRIDALMKGFGAEMMSRSGMLPPSAGIAGVKTFVLDVVRSAGPNACPPLIVGVGIGGSFDTVGGHAKHALVRALGAANDAPHLAELERDLLAQINALGVGPQGLGGVTTALAVHVEAAPTHIAALPVAVNLNCSAPRRVSIAL from the coding sequence GTGCGCGAGCTCGACGTCGCGCGGATCGCCGACGCGGTCGCGGGCGCGCTCGAAACGGCGGCGAGCCGCCTTCCCGAGGACTACCTGCGCGCGCTGGAAACCGCCGCCGATCGCGAAGCGGCACCGCTCGCGAAAGACGTGATCGCAACGCTGCTCGAGAACGCGCGTTACGCCGAGAGCGAAGCAATCCCGACCTGTCAGGACACCGGGATGGCGGTGCTGTTCGTCGAGCTCGGGCAGGACGTGCACCTCGTCGGCGGCGATCTCAACGCGGCGCTCGACGCCGGCGTGCGCCGCGCCTACGGCGAACTGCGCAAGTCGGTCGTCGCCGATCCGCTGCTGCGCGTGAACACCCGCGACAACACGCCCGCGATCGTGCACCTGAGGATGGCACCAGGCGACGGCGTGCGCATCGACGCGCTGATGAAAGGCTTCGGTGCCGAGATGATGAGCCGCAGCGGGATGCTGCCGCCGTCGGCCGGGATCGCCGGCGTGAAGACGTTCGTGCTCGACGTCGTGCGGAGCGCCGGACCCAACGCGTGTCCGCCGCTGATCGTCGGCGTGGGGATCGGCGGTTCGTTCGACACTGTCGGCGGTCACGCGAAGCACGCGCTGGTCCGCGCGCTCGGCGCCGCGAACGACGCACCGCATCTCGCCGAACTCGAACGCGACCTGCTCGCGCAGATCAACGCGCTCGGCGTCGGACCGCAGGGTCTGGGCGGCGTGACGACGGCGCTCGCGGTCCACGTCGAAGCGGCGCCGACGCACATCGCCGCGCTGCCGGTCGCAGTGAACCTCAACTGCTCGGCGCCGCGACGCGTCTCGATCGCGCTGTGA
- a CDS encoding FumA C-terminus/TtdB family hydratase beta subunit, protein MSVVALEIATPLDEERVRALRAGAKVLISGRVYGARDAAHMRMLAMLERGEPLPIPLEGAAIYYVGPAPAKAGHAIGPAGPTTSGRMDGMTIPLLARGLRATIGKGYRSQEVRDAMQRCGAVYFGAVGGAAALLARSIVASRVIAFDDLGTEAIYELTFDGFPAIVVNDAQGGEAYVRG, encoded by the coding sequence GTGAGCGTCGTCGCGCTCGAGATCGCGACACCCCTCGACGAGGAACGCGTGCGCGCACTGCGCGCCGGGGCCAAGGTGCTGATCAGCGGCCGCGTCTACGGTGCGCGCGACGCCGCGCACATGCGGATGCTGGCGATGCTCGAACGTGGCGAACCGCTGCCGATCCCGCTCGAGGGCGCCGCGATCTACTACGTCGGTCCGGCGCCGGCGAAGGCCGGTCACGCGATCGGCCCCGCCGGCCCGACGACGAGCGGACGAATGGACGGGATGACGATCCCGCTCCTCGCGCGCGGCCTGCGCGCGACGATCGGCAAAGGCTACCGCTCGCAGGAGGTGCGCGACGCGATGCAGCGCTGCGGCGCGGTCTACTTCGGCGCCGTCGGCGGCGCCGCCGCGCTCCTCGCGCGCAGCATCGTCGCGAGTCGCGTGATCGCGTTCGACGACCTCGGCACCGAAGCGATCTACGAACTCACCTTCGACGGTTTCCCCGCGATCGTCGTCAACGACGCCCAGGGCGGCGAAGCCTACGTGCGCGGCTAG
- a CDS encoding homogentisate 1,2-dioxygenase: MASYVRQGRLPAKRHIQFRNPDGGLYAEELISTKGFESVYSLAYHLRPPTATLDVQPWERPMVRFLPNDPVRNRHWFTGRHTVRGNAVDARVPLAGNDDLVISTAEVTDAMEFFFRNSSGDEMLFVQRGEGVLQSPFGELPYRAHDYLYVPMGTTYRLQPRSDTALLIAESSGQITIPRKFRNEFGQLAEWAPYYERDFRAPALRDPVDATGEFDVRVTAKGRHAKYTVANHPFDVVGWDGYCYPWAFNADEYAPITGKLHQPPSSHQIWDAPGAAFILFAPRMFDYHPEAIPAPYNHSSVDCDEIIYYASGNFMSRRGIEERSVTLHAAGAPHGPQPGAVEASLGKTATDELAVAIDLFHPLRIAETAAPVEDPQYFRSWIAQRV; this comes from the coding sequence ATGGCGTCCTACGTTCGGCAAGGCCGTCTCCCGGCGAAGCGGCACATCCAGTTCCGCAACCCCGACGGCGGCCTCTACGCGGAAGAGCTGATCTCGACGAAGGGCTTCGAGAGCGTCTACTCGCTCGCGTATCATCTGCGGCCGCCGACGGCGACGCTTGACGTCCAGCCGTGGGAACGGCCGATGGTCCGCTTTCTGCCGAACGATCCGGTGCGCAACCGGCATTGGTTCACCGGCCGCCACACCGTCCGCGGCAACGCCGTCGACGCGCGCGTCCCGCTCGCCGGCAACGACGACCTCGTCATCTCGACTGCCGAGGTGACGGATGCGATGGAGTTCTTTTTCCGCAACTCGAGCGGCGACGAGATGCTCTTCGTGCAGCGCGGCGAGGGCGTGCTGCAATCACCGTTCGGCGAATTGCCGTATCGCGCGCACGACTATCTCTACGTCCCGATGGGAACCACGTACCGCTTGCAGCCGCGCAGCGACACCGCGCTGCTGATCGCGGAGAGTTCCGGGCAGATCACGATTCCGCGGAAGTTCCGCAACGAGTTCGGGCAGCTCGCGGAGTGGGCGCCCTACTACGAACGCGATTTTCGCGCGCCCGCACTGCGCGATCCGGTCGACGCGACGGGTGAGTTCGACGTCCGCGTCACCGCGAAGGGACGGCACGCGAAGTACACCGTTGCCAACCATCCGTTCGACGTCGTCGGCTGGGACGGCTACTGCTATCCGTGGGCGTTCAACGCCGACGAGTACGCGCCGATCACCGGGAAACTTCACCAGCCGCCGTCGTCGCACCAGATCTGGGACGCGCCCGGGGCCGCGTTTATCCTCTTCGCGCCGCGGATGTTCGATTATCATCCCGAAGCGATTCCCGCGCCGTACAACCATTCGTCGGTCGACTGCGACGAGATCATCTACTACGCCTCGGGCAACTTCATGTCGCGCCGCGGGATCGAGGAACGCTCGGTCACCCTGCACGCCGCCGGCGCGCCGCACGGACCGCAGCCGGGCGCGGTCGAAGCATCGCTCGGCAAGACCGCAACCGACGAACTCGCCGTCGCGATCGACCTTTTCCATCCGCTGCGCATCGCGGAAACCGCGGCGCCCGTCGAAGACCCGCAGTACTTCCGGAGCTGGATCGCGCAGCGCGTCTAG